The Malus domestica chromosome 08, GDT2T_hap1 genomic interval TATCGCAGACAGTGTATGACGGAGGTTGCCATGTTCTTGGGTATAtataaatgaaacttttgctTTGAGTTATATAGTATAATTTGGTCTTTTACTTCATAAACATGTTACTAATGCAAACAATGCCTCTGTTGATCATAAAAACGTCGCTCAAGTAAAAATCATACCTGCTTTTTACATGCAGGGTCATTCCAAAAGCTCTCATTCCTCTTGAGGTATCTCTATACATCCATACACTGATCTTATCCTTGCCTTCCCTCGTCATTTTGTAAATGCAACTGTTCTTGATTGATTTCATGCTGTTTTTTCCCCTTAATTCTTGAAAATGTTTGATGTAGTGTTTTCACATTTTAAACGGGGTCATCGTGCACATTCTTAGTGGATTCGGGGAAGAAATTGTTCATGGTCTTTTATTATCTCAGTTTTAGTTCTCTGGTTTAAAAGATATGTTACGGATAACTTTGACAGATATCTGGTCCATCCTTTGGAGAAGTAAGAACAGTTGCAAACATGCATGAACGCAAAGCTTTGATGGCTCAAGAGGCTGATGCCTTCATTGCTCTTCCTGGTAGTTACATCACAAATTCTCactaaaaactttaaaaaattacaatgcTTGTGCTTAGTACAGTGTTAATTTCGGTTTCAGGAGGATATGGAACTATGGAAGAGCTGTTGGAGATAATAACATGGGCGCAACTTGGGATTCATATGAAGCCGGTAATGCATCGATTTCCGTTATTGAAAATGTTACGATCAACTCCTACTAATTTTGAATGTGTAACTTAGATATTACTCTGTACAGGTTGGTTTGCTTAATGTAGATGGGTACTATAATACCTTGCTTGCGCTATTTGACAATGGTGTCGAAGAAGGATTCATCAAGCCAGGTGCTCGGCATATAGTTGTCTCTGCTCCAACAGCCAAAGAACTTGTTCAGAAGATGGAGGTATAGTGATAACCCGACTTTTCTATCCTGTCGATGAGTGAGCTTACTCGTTTATTAGTCGAagaaatggttttgaattccAAAACAAAACAGAAGCCTTGATAAATTCACAATGTGTGCTTTGGCAGCAATACATTCCTTCCCATGACCATGTTGCTTCTCATGAAAGCTGGAAAAAGGAGCAACTCGGTAAAACTCAGGCCAAGAACACGCAAGGTGAAACTGTCACCGGCAATAATTCTTTCACCTAGACTAATTATTTCCTGCTGTGATTCATCAATACTTGAGTTGTGTGGAAGAAACTATTTCCATGAGGCCATGGACCTCTCCTTTCCATGTGCTTTTTCGCAGCGGTAATCCGATTTCAAGTGAATTTATTCCGTCTTTCGTTGCGTACTTTCGTTCATGATCGATTGAAACGGAAGGAAATTATTACAGTTCTAAAATAGTGCAGAACTTAAGGCATCCCAAAACTTTTATTCTGCAGCTTATATTGTTAGTTAAGTTTAGAAATCATAGCTTATCATAAGTCACTGAATTCTGCAAGGTCCCACAAAGAGGTTCTTGCTAGACTTAATTGGTCTACAAGTCATAATTTGAAGACTGAAAGTATACCAAAGTTATTGTCTTGTCAATTTCGAAGATGCGGGCTAGGTTAGTTGGCTAGAAAAATGTTGTGTCAATTTTGAAGATGCGGATTAGGCCCGTAAATTATCGTCTTGTCGGAAAATAAAAGTATTTCAAAGTTATCAACTGCTTTTTGGACAGAGGCTATCCATCTCGGGGGAAAGGGATCCATCATTTTCACCAAATCCTTCCCATCAACTAATCTGAggccttaaaatttgatccaatgactACAAACAGAagtccactttaaaagttataataacttcagccgttgaatcaaatttcaagggtccggATTGTTTGATGAAgaggatttggtggaagggatccgaaAAGGATCCCTTTCCCATCTTGGGGACCATCTTCTCTGATTTTCTCTTCGTTCCTTCCCTTCCGTTTGGCCATTTTGGGTACTGAACTTTGCCctgtagagagagaaaacagAGTAGTACAGTCATGGGAGGCAAAAACCATATGATCTGTCAGTTTACTACTTTAGAAGAGCCCTTTCATGTAACTTTCTATGTAAAGGTTGGCAACTCACATGCAATGCTCAGGAAA includes:
- the LOC103440774 gene encoding cytokinin riboside 5'-monophosphate phosphoribohydrolase LOG8-like; translation: MEENKSSKFRRICVFCGSNSGRRKVFSDATLELGNELVKRKIDLVYGGGSVGLMGLVSQTVYDGGCHVLGVIPKALIPLEISGPSFGEVRTVANMHERKALMAQEADAFIALPGGYGTMEELLEIITWAQLGIHMKPVGLLNVDGYYNTLLALFDNGVEEGFIKPGARHIVVSAPTAKELVQKMEQYIPSHDHVASHESWKKEQLGKTQAKNTQGETVTGNNSFT